A region from the Triticum urartu cultivar G1812 chromosome 1, Tu2.1, whole genome shotgun sequence genome encodes:
- the LOC125516171 gene encoding putative disease resistance RPP13-like protein 1, with translation MAVVLDAFVPYVKKMITSMAEEEVRMLLGVSGKIKRLEANLVYLQGYLADAERRHITDKSVKVWVGRLKDAMYEATDILELCQLEAMERPKESGRNASSSTRFRSLVGQLKKKLQGFLEPLLFCLQNPAFTHEIGGRIKRLNGKLDSVRKDAVVFNFHANFGSYEERRQPSDPASHSRINRTTPGFDESSIVGDKVEMDTEELVHKLTSHGHDMASARVKVVSIVGPGGMGKSTLAKKVFAQEAIKVEFKTRIWLGITRRFDKAELLRAAITHAGGKHGGERDESMLETALTDALLANRFLLVLDDVWSDRAWKEVLQVPVVNAGRRHPGSRVLVTTRNEDVAFRMGASGSDQIHVSKLDEDDAWSLLKKQLPQLQDDESHFDQLKDVGMKIIEKCDGLPLAIKVMGGLLSTRHPSEREWEIVLNKNLEWEEHGSQEELNYSVHLSYDDLSPELKQCFLYYSLFPKGSEFLEDIAISMWISEGFVQADERSESDQLDLEEIGAEYHRELVARNLLETNESAESGWAYIMHDVVRSFARFVAREEALVVLKEQTDIRSLLSHNQRIRRLSMKLTNSVLEWDILEKLESLRTLVIACNFKPGSGSGPSLASSFASLRALDISFADCDWLVDHLSQLRHLRYLSFTETDVSRLPHDIHKMKFLEHIALFNCRKLDKLPDGIVKLGRLRYLSIDGSSVDVVPKGFGALTNLRSVYGFPAKMVGDWCTLEELEHLFHLRTLRIHGLENVPGGSVAARAMIGSKKHLSFLDLICHKNEEEDGVGGEQIPEKDQERIEAVFDELCPPPYLEDLFMAGYFGRRLPYWMRAPTAMAFKSLTGITLTRLRCCTQLPDGLCGMVSLEGLAVNWAPAIKLVGPDFQALPSGNGGAGDLFVTRPFPKLKNLKLHNMTGWEEWDWAEEEQGGAISMPALEYLSIIHCMLSRLPPGLASSNRYNLRTLDLSKLSALASLENFPSVMELDVLYCPKLKKISGFAMLRRMAITDCPELETLEGVPVLKSLLLNDESWEIVGTSAYQAGQPRQLPQNLTITR, from the exons ATGGCTGTTGTCCTGGACGCTTTCGTGCCATATGTGAAGAAGATGATTACCAGCATGGCGGAAGAGGAGGTGCGCATGCTGCTGGGCGTCTCTGGCAAGATCAAGAGGCTGGAGGCCAACCTGGTGTACCTGCAGGGCTACCTGGCCGATGCAGAGAGGAGGCACATCACCGACAAAAGTGTGAAGGTGTGGGTGGGGAGGCTCAAGGACGCCATGTACGAGGCTACCGACATCCTCGAGCTCTGTCAACTGGAGGCCATGGAGCGACCGAAGGAGAGCGGGCGTAATGCCTCCAGCTCCACCCGCTTCCGTTCTCTCGTAGGGCAGCTGAAGAAGAAGCTGCAGGGCTTCCTCGAGCCGCTTCTGTTCTGCCTGCAGAACCCGGCCTTCACCCATGAGATCGGCGGCCGGATCAAGAGGCTGAACGGGAAGCTGGACAGCGTCCGCAAGGACGCCGTGGTGTTCAACTTCCATGCCAACTTCGGTTCATACGAGGAACGGAGGCAGCCGTCGGATCCGGCGAGCCACAGCAGGATCAACAGGACGACGCCGGGGTTCGACGAGTCATCCATCGTGGGGGACAAGGTCGAGATGGACACAGAGGAGTTGGTGCACAAGCTCACCAGCCACGGCCACGACATGGCATCCGCCAGGGTGAAGGTGGTGTCCATCGTCGGCCCGGGCGGCATGGGCAAGAGCACCCTCGCCAAGAAGGTCTTCGCGCAGGAGGCCATCAAGGTGGAGTTCAAGACCAGGATATGGCTGGGCATCACCCGGCGCTTCGACAAGGCGGAGCTGCTGAGAGCCGCCATCACGCACGCCGGTGGCAAGCATGGCGGCGAGAGGGATGAGTCCATGCTCGAGACAGCCCTCACTGATGCCCTGTTGGCCAACAGATTCCTGTTGGTCTTGGATGACGTGTGGAGCGACCGAGCATGGAAGGAGGTGCTCCAGGTTCCCGTCGTCAACGCCGGTCGGAGGCACCCGGGGAGCCGCGTCCTTGTCACCACGAGGAACGAAGACGTCGCTTTCAGGATGGGAGCCTCCGGCAGCGATCAAATCCATGTCAGCAAACTGGACGAGGATGATGCCTGGTCCTTGCTCAAAAAACAGCTGCCACAATTGCAG GATGACGAGAGTCACTTTGATCAACTAAAAGATGTTGGGATGAAGATCATTGAAAAATGTGACGGTTTACCACTTGCCATTAAAGTGATGGGAGGACTCTTAAGCACAAGACACCCAAGCGAACGTGAATGGGAGATTGTTCTGAACAAGAATCTCGAATGGGAAGAGCATGGGTCACAGGAGGAACTGAACTACTCGGTACATCTGAGCTACGACGATCTATCTCCAGAGCTGAAGCAGTGCTTTCTATATTACTCACTCTTCCCCAAGGGTTCAGAATTCCTAGAGGATATAGCCATTAGCATGTGGATTAGTGAAGGGTTTGTTCAGGCCGACGAGAGGTCAGAGTCAGACCAACTAGACCTAGAGGAGATAGGAGCTGAGTACCACCGGGAGTTAGTCGCCAGGAACCTTCTAGAGACCAATGAGTCAGCTGAGAGCGGATGGGCCTACATCATGCACGATGTTGTCCGTTCCTTTGCTCGGTTTGTGGCTAGGGAAGAAGCTCTTGTGGTTCTCAAGGAGCAGACCGACATTAGAAGCCTTCTTTCACATAACCAGAGAATCCGCCGTCTGTCCATGAAATTAACCAATTCAGTACTGGAGTGGGATATCCTAGAAAAGCTGGAATCACTAAGGACACTGGTTATAGCCTGCAACTTCAAGCCCGGCAGTGGTTCTGGTCCTTCACTTGCTTCTTCTTTTGCTAGCTTACGGGCACTGGATATCAGCTTTGCAGACTGCGACTGGTTGGTCGACCATTTGTCTCAGCTGAGGCACCTACGGTATTTGTCCTTCACTGAGACGGATGTATCTAGGCTGCCCCATGACATCCACAAGATGAAGTTCCTTGAGCACATTGCACTGTTCAACTGCAGGAAGCTGGACAAGCTTCCTGACGGCATCGTAAAGCTGGGGCGTCTAAGGTATCTCTCCATAGATGGGTCCAGTGTTGATGTTGTGCCCAAGGGGTTTGGCGCGCTGACGAATCTGAGGTCAGTCTATGGGTTTCCGGCAAAGATGGTTGGGGACTGGTGTACTTTAGAAGAACTGGAGCATCTCTTTCATCTTAGGACTCTTAGGATACATGGTCTGGAAAATGTGCCTGGTGGTTCAGTGGCGGCAAGGGCCATGATCGGCAGCAAGAAGCATCTCAGCTTTCTGGACTTGATCTGCCACAAGAATGAGGAGGAAGATGGAGTGGGAGGAGAACAGATTCCTGAAAAGGACCAGGAGCGAATTGAGGCGGTGTTCGATGAGCTCTGCCCACCGCCGTACCTGGAGGATCTGTTCATGGCAGGATACTTCGGCCGTCGGCTGCCATACTGGATGCGGGCGCCAACTGCAATGGCCTTCAAGAGCTTGACTGGCATCACGCTAACGCGTCTGCGTTGTTGCACCCAGCTACCCGACGGATTGTGCGGGATGGTCAGCCTGGAAGGGCTGGCGGTCAACTGGGCTCCGGCCATCAAGCTCGTCGGGCCCGACTTCCAAGCCCTTCCAAGTGGAAATGGCGGCGCTGGTGACCTCTTCGTGACAAGACCGTTCCCTAAGCTGAAGAACCTGAAGCTGCACAACATGACGGGATGGGAGGAGTGGGACTGGGCGGAGGAGGAGCAGGGCGGGGCCATCTCCATGCCTGCACTGGAGTATCTCAGCATCATCCATTGCATGCTCAGCCGTCTCCCCCCGGGACTTGCTAGCAGCAACAGGTATAACCTGAGAACGCTCGACCTCAGCAAGCTCAGCGCCCTAGCGTCGCTGGAgaatttcccttcggtcatggagctCGATGTGCTCTACTGCCCCAAGCTCAAGAAGATCAGTGGCTTCGCGATGCTCCGAAGGATGGCCATCACTGATTGCCCGGAGCTGGAGACGCTGGAAGGTGTCCCGGTGCTCAAGAGCTTGCTGCTGAATGATGAGTCATGGGAGATTGTCGGGACGTCTGCGTATCAAGCTGGACAGCCGCGTCAGCTCCCACAAAACCTCACCATTACCAGGTAG
- the LOC125516184 gene encoding late embryogenesis abundant protein 19-like → MASNQDKASYRAGEAKAHTEEKAGQVTGATKDKACEAKDRACDATGKGQGAVEATKQKAGEAGQKTSETAQAAKDRAAEGKDQTGSYLGRTAEAAKQKASEATGYTQDRASDAAQYTKDSAVAGKDKTGSVLSQAGEQVKNAVVGAKDAVASTLGMGGDSTSSETKDASTTETITKSRH, encoded by the exons ATGGCCTCCAACCAGGACAAGGCAAGCTACCGCGCCGGCGAGGCCAAGGCCCACACCGAG GAGAAGGCCGGACAGGTGACCGGCGCGACCAAGGACAAGGCGTGCGAGGCCAAGGACCGGGCGTGTGACGCGACGGGGAAGGGGCAGGGCGCCGTGGAGGCCACGAAGCAGAAGGCCGGCGAGGCAGGGCAGAAGACGTCCGAGACGGCCCAGGCCGCCAAGGACCGGGCCGCCGAGGGCAAGGACCAGACCGGCAGCTACCTCGGCCGCACGGCCGAGGCGGCCAAGCAGAAGGCCTCCGAGGCGACGGGGTACACGCAGGACAGGGCCTCCGACGCGGCGCAGTACACCAAGGACTCCGCCGTCGCCGGCAAGGACAAGACCGGCAGCGTCCTCAGCCAG GCCGGCGAGCAGGTGAAGAACGCGGTGGTCGGCGCGAAAGACGCGGTGGCGAGCACGCTGGGGATGGGGGGAGACAGCACCTCCAGCGAAACCAAGGACGCGAGCACCACCGAGACCATCACAAAGAGCCGCCACTAG